One segment of Babylonia areolata isolate BAREFJ2019XMU chromosome 24, ASM4173473v1, whole genome shotgun sequence DNA contains the following:
- the LOC143298645 gene encoding putative G-protein coupled receptor 139 yields MNNTTTTIPGVPKTTASPNNGTDTTTIYPEQQAAMILWKFYTPGLLLLGGFGNLTTILVMRRFKDRNSFSQHMFLMALAVSDLLALYIGTLRDWLFNAFNVQLSPTVCKIGLWLTYVMGTVSAWLLVCVTVQRMVAVKWPHKVRIVCSLRRTWMIITAVVFSACATQFPLVLHAGIVYSSYCDRAQLRTSFISVVRGWLDISISSIIPSLCLVVCDVILSFTLIKASASATDSSSTLNAISNTPGHSDSRRKQASKTTVMVLALSCTFIVLTLPTFLYMVLVSYFGDQLTNDPRLSAISELVSAVTSLLFYTNSAINFLLYCFTGTKFRKEFFSMVCCSVRNHHT; encoded by the coding sequence ATGaataacaccacaaccaccattccTGGAGTCCCCAAAACCACAGCATCCCCCAACAACGGGACAGACACGACCACGATATATCCGGAACAGCAAGCAGCCATGATCCTCTGGAAATTCTACACGCCGGGCCTTCTCCTTCTGGGAGGGTTCGGGAACCTGACCACCATCCTGGTCATGCGTCGCTTCAAGGACCGCAACTCTTTTTCGCAACACATGTTCCTAATGGCCCTTGCCGTGTCAGACCTCTTGGCGCTATACATTGGCACATTACGCGATTGGTTGTTCAACGCCTTTAACGTGCAGCTGTCCCCGACAGTGTGCAAGATCGGCCTTTGGTTGACATACGTCATGGGAACCGTGTCTGCGTGGCTGTTGGTCTGTGTCACCGTTCAAAGAATGGTGGCGGTGAAGTGGCCACACAAAGTGAGGATCGTGTGTTCCTTGCGCCGAACGTGGATGATCATCACCGCTGTGGTCTTTTCAGCATGTGCCACCCAGTTCCCTCTGGTGCTGCACGCGGGGATCGTTTACAGCAGTTACTGTGACCGGGCACAGTTGCGAACCAGTTTCATATCTGTTGTGAGGGGGTGGTTGGACATTTCCATCTCCTCCATCATCCCTTCCTTGTGTCTCGTGGTTTGTGACGTCATTCTGTCCTTCACCTTGATCAAAGCTTCAGCTTCAGCCACGGATTCGTCCAGTACCCTGAACGCCATCTCCAACACTCCTGGGCACAGCGACAGTCGCAGGAAGCAGGCTTCCAAGACGACGGTGATGGTTCTGGCCCTGTCCTGCACGTTCATCGTGTTGACCTTGCCCACATTCTTGTACATGGTGTTGGTCAGTTACTTTGGGGACCAGCTGACTAACGATCCGAGGTTGTCAGCCATTTCGGAACTAGTATCGGCAGTGACGAGTCTGCTGTTTTACACCAACAGTGCCATCAACTTTCTGCTCTACTGCTTCACGGGCACCAAGTTCAGGAAGGAGTTCTTCAGCATGGTGTGCTGCAGTGTCAGGAATCACCACACCTGA
- the LOC143298646 gene encoding uncharacterized protein LOC143298646: MNNSTTTIPGVPQTTASSNNGTDTTTTFPEQQAAMILWKFYTPGLLLLGGFGNLTTILVMRRFKDRNAFSQRIILMALAVSDLLLLYVGALRDWLFFVFNVKVTSMPCKVGICLTYVMGTIGVAVGLCHRAKNGGGEVAAQKLRDSDSVIRDWVDISFSIIPSVCLVVCDVILSRILFKTFASAAAVSSTVYAISNTPGHSDSRRKRASKTTVMVLALSCTFILLTLPGAVYMVWVSYFGDQLTNDPRLLAISKLGLTVTTLLWYTNSAINFLLYCFTGSKFRKEFFSMVCCSCLFRGLLSGTDHGLSKPVFIFSDDDQRLPSFFLPAIMDLRSLHHTVPAPVVQLRDSIATAVYELQQNHWPWNPPHLSIPNLTFAC, from the exons ATGAATAACTCCACAACCACCATTCCTGGAGTCCCCCAAACCACAGCATCCTCCAACAACGGGACAGACACGACCACGACATTCCCGGAACAGCAAGCAGCCATGATCCTATGGAAATTCTACACGCCGGGCCTTCTCCTTCTGGGAGGGTTCGGGAACCTGACCACCATCCTGGTCATGCGTCGCTTCAAGGACCGCAACGCCTTCTCGCAACGCATCATACTTATGGCCCTTGCCGTGTCGGACCTCTTGCTGTTGTACGTCGGCGCGTTACGTGATTGGTTGTTCTTCGTGTTTAACGTGAAGGTGACTTCAATGCCGTGCAAGGTCGGGATATGCTTGACATACGTCATGGGAACTATCGGCGTGGCTGTTGGTCTGTGTCACCGTGCAAAGAATGGTGGCGGTGAAGTGGCCGCACAAA AATTGCGCGACAGTGACTCTGTCATAAGGGACTGGGTGGATATTTCCTTCTCCATcatcccctctgtgtgtctcgtgGTGTGTGACGTCATTCTGTCTCGCATCTTGTTCAAGACCTTTGCTTCTGCTGCAGCTGTTTCCAGCACCGTGTACGCCATCTCCAACACTCCTGGGCACAGCGACAGTCGCAGGAAGCGTGCTTCCAAGACGACAGTGATGGTTCTGGCCCTGTCCTGCACGTTCATCTTGTTGACCTTGCCTGGTGCTGTGTACATGGTATGGGTCAGTTACTTTGGGGACCAGCTGACCAATGATCCCAGACTATTGGCCATTTCGAAACTTGGACTGACAGTGACCACTCTCTTGTGGTACACCAACAGCGCTATCAACTTTCTGCTCTACTGCTTCACTGGCTCCAAGTTCAGGAAGGAGTTCTTCAGCATGGTGTGCTGCAGT TGTTTATTCCGTGGCTTACTCTCGGGCACAGATCATGGATTATCAAAACCAGTGTTCATCTTCTCTGACGACGACCAGCGCCTCCCCAGTTTCTTCCTCCCTGCCATCATGGACTTGCGCTCTCTGCACCACACTGTGCCGGCGCCT GTTGTGCAGCTGAGGGACTCCATTGCCACAGCCGTCTATGAATTACAACAGAACCACTGGCCTTGGAATCCCCCACACCTCAGCATTCCCAATTTGACGTTTGCATGCTGA